The following proteins come from a genomic window of Rutidosis leptorrhynchoides isolate AG116_Rl617_1_P2 chromosome 10, CSIRO_AGI_Rlap_v1, whole genome shotgun sequence:
- the LOC139870104 gene encoding uncharacterized protein translates to MFQIKIIKNLPIKPLLQFRSVSKSRKSFIANYHVSNDQLQQHRVLVRYIDSLTYGRYRKKEDVKYFSIVDDDSFPRHKFPLILPSCVTQLLGQNTTIMGSSQGVLCFCVDFSEFTYWYYTGYEAKTYVLWNPTIQKSVPVVVPGHDNRNYLEFESVVGFGVCPRTSVPKLVKITYIANLLDIDNHTPQVEIFSLSSGSCTRSLSMNVPRKSIELTRHHVCVDKCIYWYAFDRTETGETKQKKNLILSFDLTTEEFTEIDLCDGLKEEYVDEEYGCVGFLELSKLGTSLVVLQPKDGNHKEHCVWRMEHGVPNTFTKLFVIKTPCESQIGKVHDFRKTGEPIIETGFTIDKKLVVVYEPKSGEISDIGTTGGGYLCLAKSYIETHVLHDQ, encoded by the coding sequence ATGTTTCAAATCAAAATCATCAAAAATCTTCCTATCAAACCATTGCTTCAATTCAGATCAGTTTCAAAATCACGGAAGTCATTCATCGCTAATTACCACGTCAGCAATGATCAGCTGCAGCAGCATCGTGTACTTGTAAGGTACATTGATTCATTAACTTATGGCCGTTATCGAAAAAAAGAAGATGTAAAATATTTTTCAATTGTGGATGATGATAGTTTTCCCCGACACAAGTTTCCCCTGATTCTTCCATCTTGTGTTACACAACTACTTGGTCAGAATACAACTATAATGGGTAGCTCTCAAGGTGTGCTCTGCTTTTGCGTTGATTTCAGTGAATTTACTTACTGGTATTATACAGGTTATGAAGCTAAAACTTATGTTCTATGGAATCCTACGATTCAAAAATCGGTTCCTGTCGTTGTCCCTGGTCATGATAATAGAAATTATCTGGAATTCGAAAGTGTTGTCGGTTTTGGGGTTTGTCCTCGTACAAGTGTCCCTAAACTTGTCAAAATTACTTACATTGCAAATTTGCTAGATATTGATAATCACACCCCGCAAGTTGAGATTTTTAGTTTAAGTTCGGGGTCTTGCACGAGGAGTTTGTCTATGAATGTGCCCCGTAAATCCATTGAATTGACACGGCACCATGTATGTGTAGATAAGTGTATCTATTGGTATGCCTTTGATAGGACTGAAACGGGTGAAACCAAACAAAAGAAGAACTTAATACTCTCATTTGATTTGACAACCGAAGAATTTACAGAAATAGACCTTTGTGACGGTTTAAAAGAAGAATATGTGGATGAGGAATACGGTTGTGTTGGCTTTTTGGAATTATCTAAGTTAGGGACATCTCTTGTTGTGCTTCAACCCAAAGATGGAAATCATAAAGAACATTGTGTATGGAGGATGGAGCATGGGGTTCCAAACACGTTTACAAAGCTATTCGTTATTAAGACACCTTGTGAATCACAAATAGGAAAGGTACATGACTTTAGGAAAACCGGTGAACCTATTATTGAAACTGGATTTACCATTGATAAAAAGCTAGTTGTTGTTTATGAGCCAAAGTCGGGAGAAATCAGTGATATTGGGACTACTGGTGGTGGGTATTTATGCTTAGCGAAATCATACATCGAAACACATGTTTTGCATGATCAATGA
- the LOC139870105 gene encoding uncharacterized protein, translated as MQHRVLVSYADSPTYNHYPKVEDVKYVSIVDDDSFPQHKFPLIVPSCAKQLLGQNPSILGSSQGVLCLCVNFVDFTYRYYSFYKEKTFVLWNPMIQKSVPVIVPGVENYMKFKSVVGFGVCPRTSVPKLVKITFISCLKYIENHTPEVDIFSLSSGSWRRSLSMNVPRKSISIELTLRHVCVDKYIYWYAFDRTVTGETKRKKNLILSFDMTTEEFKEVDLCDGLKEEYEGHAYGCCCFLSISKLGTSLVVLEPKDGWYKEISIWRMEHGIPNSFTKLFVIKSPIESLRLHRVDDFRKTGEPIIATRMFIDKKYIRNTVVYEPKSGEISDIGITTSAGYFCLAKSYTETLVLLDHRGGE; from the coding sequence ATGCAGCATCGTGTACTTGTAAGTTACGCTGATTCACCAACTTACAACCATTATCCAAAAGTAGAAGATGTAAAATATGTTTCAATTGTGGATGATGATAGTTTTCCCCAACACAAGTTTCCCCTAATTGTTCCATCTTGTGCTAAACAACTACTTGGTCAGAATCCAAGTATATTAGGTAGCTCTCAAGGTGTGCTCTGCTTGTGCGTCAATTTCGTTGATTTTACTTACCGGTATTATTCATTCTATAAAGAGAAAACATTTGTTCTATGGAATCCTATGATTCAAAAATCGGTTCCTGTCATTGTCCCCGGTGTCGAAAACTATATGAAGTTCAAAAGCGTTGTTGGTTTTGGGGTCTGTCCTCGTACTAGTGTCCCTAAACTTGTCAAAATCACTTTTATTTCATGTTTGAAATATATTGAAAATCACACCCCCGAAGTTGACATTTTTAGTTTAAGTTCGGGGTCTTGGAGGAGGAGTTTGTCTATGAATGTGCCTCGTAAATCCATATCCATTGAATTGACACTGCGCCATGTATGTGTAGATAAGTACATTTATTGGTATGCCTTTGATAGGACTGTTACGGGTGAAACCAAACGAAAGAAGAACTTGATACTCTCATTTGATATGACAACTGAAGAATTTAAAGAAGTAGACCTTTGTGACGGTTTAAAAGAAGAATATGAGGGTCATGCATACGGTTGTTGCTGCTTTTTGAGTATATCTAAGTTAGGGACATCTCTTGTTGTGCTTGAACCCAAAGATGGATGGTATAAAGAAATTTCTATATGGAGGATGGAGCATGGGATTCCAAACTCGTTTACAAAGCTATTCGTTATTAAGTCACCAATTGAATCATTACGATTACATAGGGTAGATGACTTTAGGAAAACCGGTGAACCTATTATTGCAACTAGAATGTTTATTGATAAAAAATATATACGAAATACAGTTGTTTATGAACCTAAGTCGGGAGAAATCAGTGATATTGGGATTACTACTAGTGCTGGGTATTTTTGCTTAGCGAAATCATACACTGAAACACTAGTTTTGCTTGATCACCGAGGTGGAGAATAA